A DNA window from Anser cygnoides isolate HZ-2024a breed goose chromosome 21, Taihu_goose_T2T_genome, whole genome shotgun sequence contains the following coding sequences:
- the LOC106039810 gene encoding tubulin-specific chaperone cofactor E-like protein isoform X1, whose translation MDQPSGRSFMQVLCEKYSPENFPYRRGPGMGVHVPATPQGSPMKDRLNLPSVLVLNSCGITCAGDENEIAAFCAHVSELDLSDNKLEDWHEVSKIVSNVPHLEFLNLSSNPLSLSVLERRCAGSFAGVRKLVLNNSKASWETVHTILQELPDLEELFLCLNDYETVSCSPVCCQSLKLLHITDNNLQDWTEIRKLGIMFPSLDTLILANNNLTTIEETEDSLARLFPNLRSINLHKSGLHCWEDIDKLNSFPKLEEVKLLGIPLLQSYTTEERRKLLIARLPSIVKLNGSIVADGEREDSERFFIRYYMEFPEEEVPFRYHELVTKYGKLEPLAVVDLRPQSSAKVEVHFQDKVEEMSIRLDQTVAELKKHLKTVVQLSTSNMLLFYLDQEAPFGPEEMKYSSRALHSYGIRDGDKIYVEPRMK comes from the exons ATGGACCAGCCCAGCGGAAGGAGTTTCATGCAAGTTCTTTGTGAGAAATACAGCCCTGAGAACTTCCCTTATCGTCGTGGTCCTGGGATGGGGGTGCATGTCCCCGCAACTCCGCAGGGTTCACCTATGAAAG ATCGTCTCAACCTTCCAAGCGTGCTAGTACTGAACAGCTGTGGCATCACCTGTGCAGGAGATGAGAACGAAATCGCCGCCTTCTGTGCTCACGTGTCTGAACTAGATCTTTCTGACAATAAACTGGAAGACTGGCATGAG GTCAGTAAAATTGTGTCCAACGTTCCCCACTTGGAGTTTCTAAACTTGAGTTCCAACCCTCTCAGTTTGTCCGTTTTAGAGAGAAGGTGTGCTGGGTCTTTCGCTGGTGTTCGCAAGCTTGTGCTCAACAACAGCAAAGCTTCCTGGGAAACAGTCCACACAATCCTGCAGGAATTACCAGA CTTGGAGGAGCTCTTCCTGTGCCTTAATGACTATGAAACAGTGTCTTGTTCTCCGGTTTGCTGTCAGTCCCTCAAATTACTCCACATAACTGACAATAATCTTCAAGACTGGACTGAAATTCGAAAATTGGGGATTATGTTTCCATCACTGGACACACTTATTCTGGCTAACAACAACCTCACGACCATTGAAGAGACGGAAGATTCCCTAGCGAGGCTGTTCCCCAACTTGCGATCCATCAATTTGCACAAATCGG GTCTGCATTGCTGGGAAGACATCGACAAGTTAAATTCTTTTCCCAAGCTCGAGGAAGTGAAATTACTAGGAATTCCTTTGCTGCAGTCCTACACCACCGAGGAACGCAGGAAGCTGCTAATAGCCAG GTTGCCGTCTATCGTCAAGCTCAATGGGAGCATTGTTGCAGATGGGGAGCGAGAGGACTCGGAGCGATTCTTTATCCGATATTACATGGAGTTCCCAGAGGAGGAAGTCCCATTCAG gtatCACGAGCTGGTCACGAAGTACGGCAAGCTGGAGCCCTTGGCAGTCGTGGATCTTCGGCCGCAGAGCAGCGCGAAGGTGGAGGTGCACTTCCAGGACAAAGTAGAAGAGATGTCGATCCGTCTCGATCAGACTGTGGCAGAATTGAAGAAGCACTTAAAAACTGTGGTGCAGTTGTCAACAAGCAACATGCTGCTCTTCTACTTGGACCAGGAAGCTCCCTTTGGTCCCGAGGAGATGAAATACAGCTCACGAGCGCTGCATTCCTACGGCATTCGGGATGGGGATAAAATTTATGTGGAGCCCAGAATGAAATAG